One window from the genome of Ictidomys tridecemlineatus isolate mIctTri1 chromosome 12, mIctTri1.hap1, whole genome shotgun sequence encodes:
- the Togaram2 gene encoding TOG array regulator of axonemal microtubules protein 2 isoform X2, with translation MGTRDDVTPASLQPVPSVLVSNEKPPEILSGHGDAGNLKLDIPLKDWKARNGHPRHLGALTLGPCPLAPATSLESEANSVARDTIQIKDKLKKRRLSEGMAASSRALLDPGGGPKGVLLRSTIPRTTSQRLLKVPRPMPPIQSIPTTPEASGAKEKSLDLPGSRKGPQEVQISPQYLHCNDEKMLKSMGGIVIPPIPKAGMPAGPSSSRSGSLPSPLPPGGQHVLTGLRVPPTRLARESGPREKSPRSLEPKPLAPPVRDRSATSSEKPVLASSQSAPTLTTFSFNPAKEAHPLLKEEDQKETSTKIQVTISKSAQEKMRLKQMREMELFRRTKEPEREKELASQAPGSRRTLVKEGLLPLRGSGTLSVPTRMNSPRRNNIGIILRKRANRSSLPSIPVSKQEPSFARHASANSLPAVLTLGSPEWEDEEDEMGLRGFKELRPFSNAELGLMDALQCLNSSDWQMKEKGLVSVQRLAACHSEVLAGRLHDVSLAVTGEVSNLRSKVSRLAISTLGDLFRALKKNMDQETEEITRCLLQKMGNTSEFIQRAANRALGAMVENVTPARALVALTSAGIYHRNPLVRKCTAEHLSVVLEQIGAEKLLSGTRDSTDMLVHNLVRLAQDSNQDTRFYGRKMVNILMANSKFDAFLKQSLPSHDLRKVMAAIKQRGTEDNHELPSAKGRKVLRSLVAYENGLPTEDGLGSNGPRRVGLRSSAWGGGEAEEQLRELLRLLEAKEYQSRMDGVGRLLEHCKTKPELITANLVQVFDAFTPRLQDSNKKVNQWALESLAKMIPLLKHSVHPMLLSLITATADNLNSKNSGICTAAAAVLDAMMESLDHLCLLPAFAGRVRFLSGRSVLDITERLSVLVASVYPQKPQAVERHVLPVLWYFLNSMTIAGNGILPGRGGNVRMVVCQLSRSLQEQMGSRLQDFAIGQPKQVLKMLQELLDPESPGGGHKVTNRETPPDSKMTGS, from the exons cctccctccaGCCTGTGCCAAGTGTCCTGGTGAGCAATGAGAAGCCACCAGAGATCTTGAGCGGCCATGGGGATGCAGGCAACCTCAAACTGGACATCCCTCTAAAGGACTGGAAGGCTAGGAATGGCCACCCCAGGCATCTTGGAGCTCTGACTTTAGGGCCTTGTCCCCTGGCACCTGCTACCTCTCTGGAGTCAGAGGCCAACAGTGTGGCCCGGGACACCATCCAGATCAAGGACAAGCTCAAGAAACGGAGGCTTTCAGAGGGCATGGCAGCATCTTCAAGAG CCTTGCTGGATCCCGGGGGAGGCCCTAAAGGTGTTCTCCTGAGGAGCACCATCCCGCGCACCACCTCTCAGAGGCTGCTGAAGGTGCCCAGGCCGATGCCTCCCATCCAGAGCATCCCCACCACCCCAGAGGCCAGCGGAGCCAAAGAGAAGAGCCTGGATCTGCCGGGGAGTAGGAAGGGTCCCCAGGAG GTGCAGATTTCCCCGCAATACCTGCATTGCAACGACGAGAAGATGCTGAAGTCGATGGGAGGCATCGTGATCCCACCCATCCCAAAGGCCGGGATGCCTGCGGGGCCCTCCTCTAGTCGGTCTGGCTCCCTTCCCAGTCCCTTGCCTCCAGGAGGCCAGCACGTCCTCACAGGACTGAGGGTCCCACCCACACG ATTGGCTCGGGAGAGTGGGCCTCGGGAGAAGAGCCCCAGATCTTTGG AGCCCAAACCTTTGGCTCCACCCGTCAGAGACAGGTCTGCCACCTCCTCCGAGAAGCCTGTCCTGGCGTCATCACAGTCTGCTCCTACGCTGACGACCTTCTCTTTCAACCCCGCCAAAGAAGCCCACCCCTTGTTAAAAGAAGAGGACCAGAAGGAGACTAGCACCAAG ATCCAAGTCACCATCTCCAAGTCTGCACAGGAAAAAATGCGGCTGAAGCAGATGAGGGAGATGGAGTTGTTCCGGAGGACAAAGGAGCCTGAGAGGGAGAAGGAACTCGCTTCCCAGGCCCCCGGCTCGAGGAGAACCCTAGTGAAGGAAG GCCTCCTTCCGCTACGGGGCAGTGGGACCCTGTCTGTACCCACCAGGATGAACAGCCCACGCAGAAACAACATTGGCATCATCTTGAGGAAGCGGGCCAACCGGTCTTCTCTGCCCAGCATCCCCGTCAGCAAGCAGGAGCCCAGCTTTGCCCGCCATGCTTCAG CTAACTCCTTACCTGCCGTGCTCACTCTGGGGTCTCCTGAATGGGAGGACGAGGAGGACGAGATGGGTCTGAGAGGCTTCAAGGAGTTGAGGCCTTTCTCGAACGCAGAGCTGGGCTTGATGGACGCCCTCCAGTGCCTCAACAGCAGTGATTG GCAGATGAAGGAGAAGGGCCTGGTGAGCGTCCAGCGCCTGGCGGCCTGTCACTCGGAGGTCCTGGCTGGGAGGCTGCACGATGTGTCCTTGGCAGTTACTGGGGAG gtctccaacctccgctccaAGGTGTCCCGCCTGGCCATCAGCACCCTGGGAGACCTTTTCCGGGCTTTAAAGAAGAACATGGACCAAGAGACTGAGGAGATCACCCGCTGCCTGCTCCAGAAGATGGGGAACACCAGCGAGTTCATCCAGCGGGCAGCCAACCGcgccctgggtgccatggtggagAACGTGACCCCTGCCCGTGCCCTTGTGGCCCTCACCTCGGCAGGCATTTA CCACCGGAACCCATTAGTCCGGAAATGCACCGCTGAGCACCTTTCAGTCGTCCTGGAGCAAATTGGTGCAGAGAAACTTCTCTCAGGCACGAGGGACAGCACTGACATGCTGGTGCACAACCTGGTGAGGCTGGCTCAGGACTCCAACCAGGACACCAG GTTTTATGGCCGGAAGATGGTGAATATCTTGATGGCCAACTCGAAGTTTGATGCATTTCTGAAGCAGTCCCTCCCGTCACATGACTTGCGGAAAGTCATGGCGGCCATCAAGCAGCGG GGGACAGAAGATAATCATGAACTTCCATCTGCCAAAGGTCGCAAGGTGTTGAGGAGCCTGGTGGCATATGAGAACGGCCTACCCACCGAGGACGG GCTTGGCTCCAATGGCCCACGGCGGGTGGGGTTGCGCTCCTCGGCATGGGGAGGCGGGGAGGCAGAGGAGCAGCTGCGGGAGCTGTTGAGGCTACTGGAGGCCAAGGAGTACCAGTCACGGATGGATGGTGTGGGGCGGCTCCTTGAGCACTGCAAGACCAAGCCAGAGCTCATTACTGCCAACCTGGTCCAG GTCTTTGATGCGTTCACCCCGAGGCTTCAGGATTCCAACAAGAAAGTGAACCAGTGGGCCCTGGAGTCCCTTGCCAAGATGATCCCCCTCCTCAAACACAGCGTGCACCCcatgctgctctccctcatcacGGCGACTGCAGACAATCTCAACTCAAAGAACTCGGGGATCTGCACTGCTGCGGCTGCTGTGCTGGATGCAATGATGGAGAGCCTGG ACCACCTTTGCCTCTTACCAGCGTTTGCCGGGAGGGTGCGCTTCCTGAGTGGCCGCTCAGTCCTGGATATCACAGAACGCCTGTCAG TGCTGGTGGCCTCAGTTTATCCCCAAAAGCCTCAGGCTGTGGAGCGGCATGTTCTTCCTGTCCTCTGGTACTTCCTGAACAGCATGACCATAGCCGGAAATGGCATCCTGCCTGGGCGTGGTGGGAATGTCCGCATGGTGGTGTGTCAACTGTCTCGGAGCCTCCAGGAGCAAATGGGCTCCCGCCTGCAGGACTTTGCCATTGGGCAGCCAAAGCAAGTCCTTAAAATGCTCCAGGAACTCTTAGACCCAGAATCCCCAGGAGGCGGCCACAAGGTCACCAACAGGGAGACGCCACCTGACAGCAAGATGACTGGCAGCTGA
- the Togaram2 gene encoding TOG array regulator of axonemal microtubules protein 2 isoform X1: MGTRDDVTPAKVLAPVAVYCGSVPRTSAGPRGTPPGGINSNLPVYGEASLQPVPSVLVSNEKPPEILSGHGDAGNLKLDIPLKDWKARNGHPRHLGALTLGPCPLAPATSLESEANSVARDTIQIKDKLKKRRLSEGMAASSRALLDPGGGPKGVLLRSTIPRTTSQRLLKVPRPMPPIQSIPTTPEASGAKEKSLDLPGSRKGPQEVQISPQYLHCNDEKMLKSMGGIVIPPIPKAGMPAGPSSSRSGSLPSPLPPGGQHVLTGLRVPPTRLARESGPREKSPRSLEPKPLAPPVRDRSATSSEKPVLASSQSAPTLTTFSFNPAKEAHPLLKEEDQKETSTKIQVTISKSAQEKMRLKQMREMELFRRTKEPEREKELASQAPGSRRTLVKEGLLPLRGSGTLSVPTRMNSPRRNNIGIILRKRANRSSLPSIPVSKQEPSFARHASANSLPAVLTLGSPEWEDEEDEMGLRGFKELRPFSNAELGLMDALQCLNSSDWQMKEKGLVSVQRLAACHSEVLAGRLHDVSLAVTGEVSNLRSKVSRLAISTLGDLFRALKKNMDQETEEITRCLLQKMGNTSEFIQRAANRALGAMVENVTPARALVALTSAGIYHRNPLVRKCTAEHLSVVLEQIGAEKLLSGTRDSTDMLVHNLVRLAQDSNQDTRFYGRKMVNILMANSKFDAFLKQSLPSHDLRKVMAAIKQRGTEDNHELPSAKGRKVLRSLVAYENGLPTEDGLGSNGPRRVGLRSSAWGGGEAEEQLRELLRLLEAKEYQSRMDGVGRLLEHCKTKPELITANLVQVFDAFTPRLQDSNKKVNQWALESLAKMIPLLKHSVHPMLLSLITATADNLNSKNSGICTAAAAVLDAMMESLDHLCLLPAFAGRVRFLSGRSVLDITERLSVLVASVYPQKPQAVERHVLPVLWYFLNSMTIAGNGILPGRGGNVRMVVCQLSRSLQEQMGSRLQDFAIGQPKQVLKMLQELLDPESPGGGHKVTNRETPPDSKMTGS; the protein is encoded by the exons cctccctccaGCCTGTGCCAAGTGTCCTGGTGAGCAATGAGAAGCCACCAGAGATCTTGAGCGGCCATGGGGATGCAGGCAACCTCAAACTGGACATCCCTCTAAAGGACTGGAAGGCTAGGAATGGCCACCCCAGGCATCTTGGAGCTCTGACTTTAGGGCCTTGTCCCCTGGCACCTGCTACCTCTCTGGAGTCAGAGGCCAACAGTGTGGCCCGGGACACCATCCAGATCAAGGACAAGCTCAAGAAACGGAGGCTTTCAGAGGGCATGGCAGCATCTTCAAGAG CCTTGCTGGATCCCGGGGGAGGCCCTAAAGGTGTTCTCCTGAGGAGCACCATCCCGCGCACCACCTCTCAGAGGCTGCTGAAGGTGCCCAGGCCGATGCCTCCCATCCAGAGCATCCCCACCACCCCAGAGGCCAGCGGAGCCAAAGAGAAGAGCCTGGATCTGCCGGGGAGTAGGAAGGGTCCCCAGGAG GTGCAGATTTCCCCGCAATACCTGCATTGCAACGACGAGAAGATGCTGAAGTCGATGGGAGGCATCGTGATCCCACCCATCCCAAAGGCCGGGATGCCTGCGGGGCCCTCCTCTAGTCGGTCTGGCTCCCTTCCCAGTCCCTTGCCTCCAGGAGGCCAGCACGTCCTCACAGGACTGAGGGTCCCACCCACACG ATTGGCTCGGGAGAGTGGGCCTCGGGAGAAGAGCCCCAGATCTTTGG AGCCCAAACCTTTGGCTCCACCCGTCAGAGACAGGTCTGCCACCTCCTCCGAGAAGCCTGTCCTGGCGTCATCACAGTCTGCTCCTACGCTGACGACCTTCTCTTTCAACCCCGCCAAAGAAGCCCACCCCTTGTTAAAAGAAGAGGACCAGAAGGAGACTAGCACCAAG ATCCAAGTCACCATCTCCAAGTCTGCACAGGAAAAAATGCGGCTGAAGCAGATGAGGGAGATGGAGTTGTTCCGGAGGACAAAGGAGCCTGAGAGGGAGAAGGAACTCGCTTCCCAGGCCCCCGGCTCGAGGAGAACCCTAGTGAAGGAAG GCCTCCTTCCGCTACGGGGCAGTGGGACCCTGTCTGTACCCACCAGGATGAACAGCCCACGCAGAAACAACATTGGCATCATCTTGAGGAAGCGGGCCAACCGGTCTTCTCTGCCCAGCATCCCCGTCAGCAAGCAGGAGCCCAGCTTTGCCCGCCATGCTTCAG CTAACTCCTTACCTGCCGTGCTCACTCTGGGGTCTCCTGAATGGGAGGACGAGGAGGACGAGATGGGTCTGAGAGGCTTCAAGGAGTTGAGGCCTTTCTCGAACGCAGAGCTGGGCTTGATGGACGCCCTCCAGTGCCTCAACAGCAGTGATTG GCAGATGAAGGAGAAGGGCCTGGTGAGCGTCCAGCGCCTGGCGGCCTGTCACTCGGAGGTCCTGGCTGGGAGGCTGCACGATGTGTCCTTGGCAGTTACTGGGGAG gtctccaacctccgctccaAGGTGTCCCGCCTGGCCATCAGCACCCTGGGAGACCTTTTCCGGGCTTTAAAGAAGAACATGGACCAAGAGACTGAGGAGATCACCCGCTGCCTGCTCCAGAAGATGGGGAACACCAGCGAGTTCATCCAGCGGGCAGCCAACCGcgccctgggtgccatggtggagAACGTGACCCCTGCCCGTGCCCTTGTGGCCCTCACCTCGGCAGGCATTTA CCACCGGAACCCATTAGTCCGGAAATGCACCGCTGAGCACCTTTCAGTCGTCCTGGAGCAAATTGGTGCAGAGAAACTTCTCTCAGGCACGAGGGACAGCACTGACATGCTGGTGCACAACCTGGTGAGGCTGGCTCAGGACTCCAACCAGGACACCAG GTTTTATGGCCGGAAGATGGTGAATATCTTGATGGCCAACTCGAAGTTTGATGCATTTCTGAAGCAGTCCCTCCCGTCACATGACTTGCGGAAAGTCATGGCGGCCATCAAGCAGCGG GGGACAGAAGATAATCATGAACTTCCATCTGCCAAAGGTCGCAAGGTGTTGAGGAGCCTGGTGGCATATGAGAACGGCCTACCCACCGAGGACGG GCTTGGCTCCAATGGCCCACGGCGGGTGGGGTTGCGCTCCTCGGCATGGGGAGGCGGGGAGGCAGAGGAGCAGCTGCGGGAGCTGTTGAGGCTACTGGAGGCCAAGGAGTACCAGTCACGGATGGATGGTGTGGGGCGGCTCCTTGAGCACTGCAAGACCAAGCCAGAGCTCATTACTGCCAACCTGGTCCAG GTCTTTGATGCGTTCACCCCGAGGCTTCAGGATTCCAACAAGAAAGTGAACCAGTGGGCCCTGGAGTCCCTTGCCAAGATGATCCCCCTCCTCAAACACAGCGTGCACCCcatgctgctctccctcatcacGGCGACTGCAGACAATCTCAACTCAAAGAACTCGGGGATCTGCACTGCTGCGGCTGCTGTGCTGGATGCAATGATGGAGAGCCTGG ACCACCTTTGCCTCTTACCAGCGTTTGCCGGGAGGGTGCGCTTCCTGAGTGGCCGCTCAGTCCTGGATATCACAGAACGCCTGTCAG TGCTGGTGGCCTCAGTTTATCCCCAAAAGCCTCAGGCTGTGGAGCGGCATGTTCTTCCTGTCCTCTGGTACTTCCTGAACAGCATGACCATAGCCGGAAATGGCATCCTGCCTGGGCGTGGTGGGAATGTCCGCATGGTGGTGTGTCAACTGTCTCGGAGCCTCCAGGAGCAAATGGGCTCCCGCCTGCAGGACTTTGCCATTGGGCAGCCAAAGCAAGTCCTTAAAATGCTCCAGGAACTCTTAGACCCAGAATCCCCAGGAGGCGGCCACAAGGTCACCAACAGGGAGACGCCACCTGACAGCAAGATGACTGGCAGCTGA
- the Togaram2 gene encoding TOG array regulator of axonemal microtubules protein 2 isoform X3 produces the protein MGTRDDVTPAKVLAPVAVYCGSVPRTSAGPRGTPPGGINSNLPVYGEASLQPVPSVLVSNEKPPEILSGHGDAGNLKLDIPLKDWKARNGHPRHLGALTLGPCPLAPATSLESEANSVARDTIQIKDKLKKRRLSEGMAASSRALLDPGGGPKGVLLRSTIPRTTSQRLLKVPRPMPPIQSIPTTPEASGAKEKSLDLPGSRKGPQEVQISPQYLHCNDEKMLKSMGGIVIPPIPKAGMPAGPSSSRSGSLPSPLPPGGQHVLTGLRVPPTRLARESGPREKSPRSLEPKPLAPPVRDRSATSSEKPVLASSQSAPTLTTFSFNPAKEAHPLLKEEDQKETSTKIQVTISKSAQEKMRLKQMREMELFRRTKEPEREKELASQAPGSRRTLVKEGLLPLRGSGTLSVPTRMNSPRRNNIGIILRKRANRSSLPSIPVSKQEPSFARHASANSLPAVLTLGSPEWEDEEDEMGLRGFKELRPFSNAELGLMDALQCLNSSDWQMKEKGLVSVQRLAACHSEVLAGRLHDVSLAVTGEVSNLRSKVSRLAISTLGDLFRALKKNMDQETEEITRCLLQKMGNTSEFIQRAANRALGAMVENVTPARALVALTSAGIYHRNPLVRKCTAEHLSVVLEQIGAEKLLSGTRDSTDMLVHNLVRLAQDSNQDTRFYGRKMVNILMANSKFDAFLKQSLPSHDLRKVMAAIKQRGTEDNHELPSAKGRKVLRSLVAYENGLPTEDGLGSNGPRRVGLRSSAWGGGEAEEQLRELLRLLEAKEYQSRMDGVGRLLEHCKTKPELITANLVQVFDAFTPRLQDSNKKVNQWALESLAKMIPLLKHSVHPMLLSLITATADNLNSKNSGICTAAAAVLDAMMESLGPREVLGHLPTSRE, from the exons cctccctccaGCCTGTGCCAAGTGTCCTGGTGAGCAATGAGAAGCCACCAGAGATCTTGAGCGGCCATGGGGATGCAGGCAACCTCAAACTGGACATCCCTCTAAAGGACTGGAAGGCTAGGAATGGCCACCCCAGGCATCTTGGAGCTCTGACTTTAGGGCCTTGTCCCCTGGCACCTGCTACCTCTCTGGAGTCAGAGGCCAACAGTGTGGCCCGGGACACCATCCAGATCAAGGACAAGCTCAAGAAACGGAGGCTTTCAGAGGGCATGGCAGCATCTTCAAGAG CCTTGCTGGATCCCGGGGGAGGCCCTAAAGGTGTTCTCCTGAGGAGCACCATCCCGCGCACCACCTCTCAGAGGCTGCTGAAGGTGCCCAGGCCGATGCCTCCCATCCAGAGCATCCCCACCACCCCAGAGGCCAGCGGAGCCAAAGAGAAGAGCCTGGATCTGCCGGGGAGTAGGAAGGGTCCCCAGGAG GTGCAGATTTCCCCGCAATACCTGCATTGCAACGACGAGAAGATGCTGAAGTCGATGGGAGGCATCGTGATCCCACCCATCCCAAAGGCCGGGATGCCTGCGGGGCCCTCCTCTAGTCGGTCTGGCTCCCTTCCCAGTCCCTTGCCTCCAGGAGGCCAGCACGTCCTCACAGGACTGAGGGTCCCACCCACACG ATTGGCTCGGGAGAGTGGGCCTCGGGAGAAGAGCCCCAGATCTTTGG AGCCCAAACCTTTGGCTCCACCCGTCAGAGACAGGTCTGCCACCTCCTCCGAGAAGCCTGTCCTGGCGTCATCACAGTCTGCTCCTACGCTGACGACCTTCTCTTTCAACCCCGCCAAAGAAGCCCACCCCTTGTTAAAAGAAGAGGACCAGAAGGAGACTAGCACCAAG ATCCAAGTCACCATCTCCAAGTCTGCACAGGAAAAAATGCGGCTGAAGCAGATGAGGGAGATGGAGTTGTTCCGGAGGACAAAGGAGCCTGAGAGGGAGAAGGAACTCGCTTCCCAGGCCCCCGGCTCGAGGAGAACCCTAGTGAAGGAAG GCCTCCTTCCGCTACGGGGCAGTGGGACCCTGTCTGTACCCACCAGGATGAACAGCCCACGCAGAAACAACATTGGCATCATCTTGAGGAAGCGGGCCAACCGGTCTTCTCTGCCCAGCATCCCCGTCAGCAAGCAGGAGCCCAGCTTTGCCCGCCATGCTTCAG CTAACTCCTTACCTGCCGTGCTCACTCTGGGGTCTCCTGAATGGGAGGACGAGGAGGACGAGATGGGTCTGAGAGGCTTCAAGGAGTTGAGGCCTTTCTCGAACGCAGAGCTGGGCTTGATGGACGCCCTCCAGTGCCTCAACAGCAGTGATTG GCAGATGAAGGAGAAGGGCCTGGTGAGCGTCCAGCGCCTGGCGGCCTGTCACTCGGAGGTCCTGGCTGGGAGGCTGCACGATGTGTCCTTGGCAGTTACTGGGGAG gtctccaacctccgctccaAGGTGTCCCGCCTGGCCATCAGCACCCTGGGAGACCTTTTCCGGGCTTTAAAGAAGAACATGGACCAAGAGACTGAGGAGATCACCCGCTGCCTGCTCCAGAAGATGGGGAACACCAGCGAGTTCATCCAGCGGGCAGCCAACCGcgccctgggtgccatggtggagAACGTGACCCCTGCCCGTGCCCTTGTGGCCCTCACCTCGGCAGGCATTTA CCACCGGAACCCATTAGTCCGGAAATGCACCGCTGAGCACCTTTCAGTCGTCCTGGAGCAAATTGGTGCAGAGAAACTTCTCTCAGGCACGAGGGACAGCACTGACATGCTGGTGCACAACCTGGTGAGGCTGGCTCAGGACTCCAACCAGGACACCAG GTTTTATGGCCGGAAGATGGTGAATATCTTGATGGCCAACTCGAAGTTTGATGCATTTCTGAAGCAGTCCCTCCCGTCACATGACTTGCGGAAAGTCATGGCGGCCATCAAGCAGCGG GGGACAGAAGATAATCATGAACTTCCATCTGCCAAAGGTCGCAAGGTGTTGAGGAGCCTGGTGGCATATGAGAACGGCCTACCCACCGAGGACGG GCTTGGCTCCAATGGCCCACGGCGGGTGGGGTTGCGCTCCTCGGCATGGGGAGGCGGGGAGGCAGAGGAGCAGCTGCGGGAGCTGTTGAGGCTACTGGAGGCCAAGGAGTACCAGTCACGGATGGATGGTGTGGGGCGGCTCCTTGAGCACTGCAAGACCAAGCCAGAGCTCATTACTGCCAACCTGGTCCAG GTCTTTGATGCGTTCACCCCGAGGCTTCAGGATTCCAACAAGAAAGTGAACCAGTGGGCCCTGGAGTCCCTTGCCAAGATGATCCCCCTCCTCAAACACAGCGTGCACCCcatgctgctctccctcatcacGGCGACTGCAGACAATCTCAACTCAAAGAACTCGGGGATCTGCACTGCTGCGGCTGCTGTGCTGGATGCAATGATGGAGAGCCTGG GGCCACGTGAGGTCCTGGGCCATCTTCCGACATCAAGAGAATAG
- the Togaram2 gene encoding TOG array regulator of axonemal microtubules protein 2 isoform X4, which yields MGTRDDVTPAKVLAPVAVYCGSVPRTSAGPRGTPPGGINSNLPVYGEASLQPVPSVLVSNEKPPEILSGHGDAGNLKLDIPLKDWKARNGHPRHLGALTLGPCPLAPATSLESEANSVARDTIQIKDKLKKRRLSEGMAASSRALLDPGGGPKGVLLRSTIPRTTSQRLLKVPRPMPPIQSIPTTPEASGAKEKSLDLPGSRKGPQEVQISPQYLHCNDEKMLKSMGGIVIPPIPKAGMPAGPSSSRSGSLPSPLPPGGQHVLTGLRVPPTRLARESGPREKSPRSLEPKPLAPPVRDRSATSSEKPVLASSQSAPTLTTFSFNPAKEAHPLLKEEDQKETSTKIQVTISKSAQEKMRLKQMREMELFRRTKEPEREKELASQAPGSRRTLVKEGLLPLRGSGTLSVPTRMNSPRRNNIGIILRKRANRSSLPSIPVSKQEPSFARHASANSLPAVLTLGSPEWEDEEDEMGLRGFKELRPFSNAELGLMDALQCLNSSDWQMKEKGLVSVQRLAACHSEVLAGRLHDVSLAVTGEVSNLRSKVSRLAISTLGDLFRALKKNMDQETEEITRCLLQKMGNTSEFIQRAANRALGAMVENVTPARALVALTSAGIYHRNPLVRKCTAEHLSVVLEQIGAEKLLSGTRDSTDMLVHNLVRLAQDSNQDTRFYGRKMVNILMANSKFDAFLKQSLPSHDLRKVMAAIKQRGTEDNHELPSAKGRKVLRSLVAYENGLPTEDGLGSNGPRRVGLRSSAWGGGEAEEQLRELLRLLEAKEYQSRMDGVGRLLEHCKTKPELITANLVQVFDAFTPRLQDSNKKVNQWALESLAKMIPLLKHSVHPMLLSLITATADNLNSKNSGICTAAAAVLDAMMESLGILGSRPETDHGMP from the exons cctccctccaGCCTGTGCCAAGTGTCCTGGTGAGCAATGAGAAGCCACCAGAGATCTTGAGCGGCCATGGGGATGCAGGCAACCTCAAACTGGACATCCCTCTAAAGGACTGGAAGGCTAGGAATGGCCACCCCAGGCATCTTGGAGCTCTGACTTTAGGGCCTTGTCCCCTGGCACCTGCTACCTCTCTGGAGTCAGAGGCCAACAGTGTGGCCCGGGACACCATCCAGATCAAGGACAAGCTCAAGAAACGGAGGCTTTCAGAGGGCATGGCAGCATCTTCAAGAG CCTTGCTGGATCCCGGGGGAGGCCCTAAAGGTGTTCTCCTGAGGAGCACCATCCCGCGCACCACCTCTCAGAGGCTGCTGAAGGTGCCCAGGCCGATGCCTCCCATCCAGAGCATCCCCACCACCCCAGAGGCCAGCGGAGCCAAAGAGAAGAGCCTGGATCTGCCGGGGAGTAGGAAGGGTCCCCAGGAG GTGCAGATTTCCCCGCAATACCTGCATTGCAACGACGAGAAGATGCTGAAGTCGATGGGAGGCATCGTGATCCCACCCATCCCAAAGGCCGGGATGCCTGCGGGGCCCTCCTCTAGTCGGTCTGGCTCCCTTCCCAGTCCCTTGCCTCCAGGAGGCCAGCACGTCCTCACAGGACTGAGGGTCCCACCCACACG ATTGGCTCGGGAGAGTGGGCCTCGGGAGAAGAGCCCCAGATCTTTGG AGCCCAAACCTTTGGCTCCACCCGTCAGAGACAGGTCTGCCACCTCCTCCGAGAAGCCTGTCCTGGCGTCATCACAGTCTGCTCCTACGCTGACGACCTTCTCTTTCAACCCCGCCAAAGAAGCCCACCCCTTGTTAAAAGAAGAGGACCAGAAGGAGACTAGCACCAAG ATCCAAGTCACCATCTCCAAGTCTGCACAGGAAAAAATGCGGCTGAAGCAGATGAGGGAGATGGAGTTGTTCCGGAGGACAAAGGAGCCTGAGAGGGAGAAGGAACTCGCTTCCCAGGCCCCCGGCTCGAGGAGAACCCTAGTGAAGGAAG GCCTCCTTCCGCTACGGGGCAGTGGGACCCTGTCTGTACCCACCAGGATGAACAGCCCACGCAGAAACAACATTGGCATCATCTTGAGGAAGCGGGCCAACCGGTCTTCTCTGCCCAGCATCCCCGTCAGCAAGCAGGAGCCCAGCTTTGCCCGCCATGCTTCAG CTAACTCCTTACCTGCCGTGCTCACTCTGGGGTCTCCTGAATGGGAGGACGAGGAGGACGAGATGGGTCTGAGAGGCTTCAAGGAGTTGAGGCCTTTCTCGAACGCAGAGCTGGGCTTGATGGACGCCCTCCAGTGCCTCAACAGCAGTGATTG GCAGATGAAGGAGAAGGGCCTGGTGAGCGTCCAGCGCCTGGCGGCCTGTCACTCGGAGGTCCTGGCTGGGAGGCTGCACGATGTGTCCTTGGCAGTTACTGGGGAG gtctccaacctccgctccaAGGTGTCCCGCCTGGCCATCAGCACCCTGGGAGACCTTTTCCGGGCTTTAAAGAAGAACATGGACCAAGAGACTGAGGAGATCACCCGCTGCCTGCTCCAGAAGATGGGGAACACCAGCGAGTTCATCCAGCGGGCAGCCAACCGcgccctgggtgccatggtggagAACGTGACCCCTGCCCGTGCCCTTGTGGCCCTCACCTCGGCAGGCATTTA CCACCGGAACCCATTAGTCCGGAAATGCACCGCTGAGCACCTTTCAGTCGTCCTGGAGCAAATTGGTGCAGAGAAACTTCTCTCAGGCACGAGGGACAGCACTGACATGCTGGTGCACAACCTGGTGAGGCTGGCTCAGGACTCCAACCAGGACACCAG GTTTTATGGCCGGAAGATGGTGAATATCTTGATGGCCAACTCGAAGTTTGATGCATTTCTGAAGCAGTCCCTCCCGTCACATGACTTGCGGAAAGTCATGGCGGCCATCAAGCAGCGG GGGACAGAAGATAATCATGAACTTCCATCTGCCAAAGGTCGCAAGGTGTTGAGGAGCCTGGTGGCATATGAGAACGGCCTACCCACCGAGGACGG GCTTGGCTCCAATGGCCCACGGCGGGTGGGGTTGCGCTCCTCGGCATGGGGAGGCGGGGAGGCAGAGGAGCAGCTGCGGGAGCTGTTGAGGCTACTGGAGGCCAAGGAGTACCAGTCACGGATGGATGGTGTGGGGCGGCTCCTTGAGCACTGCAAGACCAAGCCAGAGCTCATTACTGCCAACCTGGTCCAG GTCTTTGATGCGTTCACCCCGAGGCTTCAGGATTCCAACAAGAAAGTGAACCAGTGGGCCCTGGAGTCCCTTGCCAAGATGATCCCCCTCCTCAAACACAGCGTGCACCCcatgctgctctccctcatcacGGCGACTGCAGACAATCTCAACTCAAAGAACTCGGGGATCTGCACTGCTGCGGCTGCTGTGCTGGATGCAATGATGGAGAGCCTGG GGATCCTAGGGTCCAGACCGGAGACGGACCATGGGATGCCATGA